In a single window of the Littorina saxatilis isolate snail1 linkage group LG3, US_GU_Lsax_2.0, whole genome shotgun sequence genome:
- the LOC138961053 gene encoding uncharacterized protein isoform X1: MRSVSFSAAVKPLFFVLCVCGVYSPPFRCSKKWWYILAKILSVLVETLCCGSLVVSLVGQIIMTLSLGITVLYNVSFTLGEIVLLVTFHCFCRKSFRVFFEEFEAYQKEHCRRDAKYKGVFILGIVNVFLVVVSLCSAFYWASLPFSIAQCQLGYLELPELFGKIMCHPVAYGIVIFFSTHVYGAVFFLYLTIWKALKTEANDIVEKFTKIDKLTLRETPEVIENFRLRHADLCHVINAANRFMTHILAAFYGAGITCMLLLIHGMISQGYGVSYLIDLGQLFFIFVFYLITITLTGVSLNLKMHEPVDFLFRLDVHRMTGTGSDIVSMFLSRVQGAPIGFHVYHLFTVDTSTVMMICGTLLTYALVIVQFQPVATVQQSASSSTEQPMMSSSTYAEHSERFNNTPF; this comes from the exons ATGCGTTCGGTGTCGTTCTCGGCAGCAGTGAAGCCGTTATTTttcgtgctgtgtgtgtgtggcgtatACTCTCCGCCATTTAGGTGTTCAAAAAAATGGTGGTACATTTTGGCAAAGATCCTCTCCGTTCTTGTGGAAACGCTTTGCTGTGGATCTTTAGTTGTCTCTCTCGTGGGACAAATCATCATGACCCTCTCTTTGGGCATTACGGTCTTGTACAATGTAAGCTTCACACTGGGGGAGATTGTTCTGCTGGTCACATTTCACTGTTTCTGTCGCAAGTCTTTTCGGGTATTTTTCGAGGAGTTTGAGGCTTATCAGAAAGAGCATTGTCGCAGAGACGCCAAATATAAGGGCGTTTTCATTCTGGGAATAGTAAATGTCTTTCTCGTGGTTGTAAGTCTTTGTTCAGCCTTTTATTGGGCATCGCTGCCATTTTCGATCGCACAGTGTCAACTAGGCTACTTGGAACTACCCGAACTGTTTGGTAAGATCATGTGCCATCCTGTTGCCTACGGGATAGTCATCTTTTTTTCTACTCACGTGTATGGTGCGGTATTTTTCCTGTATCTTACTATATGGAAAGCTTTAAAGACCGAGGCAAACGATATCGTCGAAAAGTTCACGAAGATCGATAAGTTAACTCTGCGAGAAACGCCGGAAGTGATTGAAAACTTCCGGTTACGTCATGCTGATTTGTGTCATGTGATTAACGCAGCCAATCGCTTCATGACTCACATCTTGGCCGCATTTTACGGAGCAGGGATAACGTGCATGTTGTTGTTGATCCATGGCATGATCAGTCAGGGATATGGTGTATCGTATCTGATCGACTTGGGGCAACTGTTCTTCATCTTCGTGTTCTACCTGATCACCATCACGCTGACTGGAGTGTCTTTGAATCTGAAG ATGCATGAACCTGTTGACTTCCTGTTCAGACTGGATGTTCATCGAATGACAGGAACAGGATCTGACATT GTATCGATGTTTCTGTCCCGAGTACAAGGAGCACCGATAGGATTCCACGTGTATCATCTCTTCACCGTGGATACGTCCACTGTCATGATG ATCTGTGGCACTCTGCTGACGTACGCACTGGTCATTGTCCAGTTTCAACCCGTAGCAACGGTTCAGCAATCTGCGTCATCATCAACTGAACAGCCCATGATGTCATCATCAACTT
- the LOC138961309 gene encoding uncharacterized protein: protein MTKVTQQKIQTFINTCLRRIFKIRWTDKICNEELWQSAGQEPVDSQFLRRKWGWIGHTLGKPTSSITRQALTWNPQGKRKRGRPRNSWRRDTEAELKRQGNSWTEAEKTQQRAECDGEMPSMAYAPLGAQGLSNRLNIPLFV, encoded by the coding sequence ATGACCAAGGTGACACAGCAGAAGATTCAGACTTTCATCAACACCTGTCTGAGGCGCATCTTCAAgatcagatggacagacaagatCTGCAACGAAGAGCTGTGGCAAAGCGCGGGCCAAGAGCCCGTTGACAGCCAATTTCTGAGGAGAAAATGGGGCTGGATTGGACACACCCTCGGGAAACCAACATCCAGCATCACCCGCCAGGCTCTCACTTGGAACCCGCaggggaaaagaaagagagggaggccaagaaacagctggaggcgggacacagaggcagaactgaaaaggcaaggcaacagctggacAGAAGCGGAAAAAACCCAGCAAAGAGCAGAGTGCGATGGAGAAATGCCgtcaatggcctatgctccACTGGGAGCACAAGGCCTAAGTAATAGACTTAACATTccactttttgtgtga